The Oryzias latipes chromosome 16, ASM223467v1 genomic sequence catgttttccacACTTAAATATTTCCTATcatcaaacacatttaaacatgaGTTAAATACAATGCAAGTaacaataaaatgcagttttcaaattattattttttctattattatgggagaaaaaagtaaaaccttTATTGCCCTGTGTGAAAAACTGACACCCAAGTTTGATGCTGCCATTCCTATCTAGGACCTGCCTGACAAAGTGAAGTAGACCAAAAGATCCTCAAAACTTAGATATCGTGCCAAGGTCTAAAGGCATTCAGgaacaaatgaaacagaaaGTAATAGAGATCAATCAGAGTGGAAAAGGTTATAAAGGAATTTAAAAGCTTTGGGACTCCTGCGAACCACAGTGAGAGCCATTATACACAAATGGAGGAAGCATAGAACAGTGTTGAACCTTCCCAGGAGTGGTCGGATGAGCAAAATTACCCCAAGAGTGCGGCGAAGACTCATCCAAGAGGTCAAAAAAGATCCCAAAACGACATCCAAAGAACTGCGGGCCTCACTTACCTCAGTAAAGGTTAGTGTTCATGACTCCACCACCAGAAAGACACTGGGCAAACATGACCTGCAAGGTAAGACGAAAACCACTGCTGAGCAAAAAGAACATTAAGGCTCGCCTTCATTTGCCAAAGTACATATTGATGATGCCCAAGACTTTTGGATAATATTCTGTGGTCTGATGAGacaaaaagtttaactttttgGAAGGTCTGTATCCCATTACATTTGGCATAAAAGTAACATTGAATTTCAGAAAAAGAACATCATGCCAACAGTAAAATATGGAGGTGGTAGTGTTATAGTCTGGGGCTGTTCTGCTACTTCAGGGCCTGGAAGACTTGATGTGATAAATGGAACCATATATTCAGCCATGTACCAAAAGATCCTGAAGGAGAATGTCCTCAGCCTGAAACAAACTTGGGCTCTGCAGGAAGACAATGGTCCAAAACAGACCAGCAAACTCCAAGACTTTGGAGTGGCCTAGTCAAAGTCCTGACCTGAATTCTACTGTGATGCTGTGGCGTGACCATAAAAAGGCAGTTCATGCTCAAAAACCCTCCAACATTGCTTAATTACATCAATGCTGCAAAGACGTGTGGGCCAAACTTCCTCCACAGCGCTGAGAGACTCACAGCAAGTTATCGCAAATGCTTGATTGCAGTTGTTGCTGCTAAAGGTGGCCCAACTAAAAGGTAGTTTTAGGGGGCAATCCGTTTTTCACACAGGGCAATAAAGCTTTTCTCTCctttagtaataaaaaaaatcatttgttattttttatttgttgttgttacttGTGTTGTCTTTGATTCATATTTAATCATAACCATTGTGTTGATGATAGGAAACATTgaagtgtggaaaaaaagaaaaaaaataagaaatcttGAAGAGGGGCAAAAACTTCCTCACACCACAGCATTCACACAAACTGTGGTCTCATGTTTTCAGTTTATTACGatctataaaacaaaacaaatatagtTGCGTTTTAtctaaagattttcaaataaaaaccaggTTAAAAGGaactttggttttatttccTTAATCCTTCAAATACCACTTTTTATGCTtgaaatattttggaaaaattcctttaaaaacaaaaataaatagcacAAAAGAGTATTTAACTGTATGCTTATAGAACTAGTTTGGTCTATGGGCttaaaatttcaacattttgaaaaattattcgTGCTGTTTTAGATGCAAACTCCATTTGAATACGTTGTTTTTGTGCGGATATTTACTATAAAAtcataaagatgtttttaattATCAGTTATTTACAAATGACTCCACTAGGTGGCGCGCTTGTTCCACATTTTCACCCGGTGTGACGTATCTTCACCtactctgtataaaagttgttGCTCCTCTCTGTAAGATTTAACGTAAGATTTTCTCAAAAATATaagaacaaataataaaactgtgATAAACTCCGTGTCTAGAAAAGAGACTGTAtgcttattttgtgttttttcgcCGTCCGCCAGCgtaaacaaagaagaagaacccCCAGTGAAAGGGGCGGGGTCTCGTTGGAGGCAAAACCCCCTTAAAGGGTTTTCGTTCATCATAGTTCAAAATCAACATCCGAATCGCACTTTGTTGCACCTAACAGGGTACAGGACAGTTCCGTCGCAAAAGAGGTAAGTatgataaaaagtaaataaaggcCGGTTAATGGCTAACCAGTGGGACATAGTGCTTTTAAACAGCTGCTAACGCTAAACAGTTAGCCGGGCGGCGGTGCATCCTCTGTTACTTTTTTAACGTATCCATAGATGGTCCTCAAAAAGTTACCAAACATACTTCAAGTACAAAGAGAAAATCTTTTACTCTTATTTTGATGGTTTAagcatgaaaaataaataaataatatatatatactggAGATTTGAAAGGATGTTAAAACTAGCTAGCtttcaatgtttttaacatctccttTATTCTTTAATAATTAGCGTAAATTCTGGACAACGTGGAAACGTTTGTGTCCCTCTGTCGTTGAAGTTTTGCTGTCGGATAAACTTCTGGtgtgtcttaaaaaaaactatttaggtCCTTCCTTTTCCAAGTTTTAGCTCTTTGCGAAgtcctctttgtttttcagcttttattttgaaaattggccatatagtaaaaaaaaaaaaaaaatgttatttgtttttaaggCTTGTAATTGATGGAAgttcttttggtttttgcagCAAACATGGATGCAGGAGAAGACCAAAACCCAAACACCAATGGAAATCCTCAAACAAGTGGGAACTCCCGAGCACCTCAGATAGCCCACATGTCTCTGTATGAGAGACAGGCTGTTCAGGTGATGGCTGCACTGATCCACTATGCTTTGAAATAcatgcataaataaaacaaatcagcaATATCTTTGGACTTTACTTTAAAGGCTCTTCAAGCGCTGCAAAGACAGCCTAATGCAGCTCAGTATTTCCAGCAGCTCATGCTGCAGCAACAAATCAACAACGCCCAGCTCCAAAATCTGGCCGCCGTGCAACAGGTAATCAAACATTAACTTTTGACATAAACCTTGTGCACAAACAGTGTGTGTAAAACCCAAGATTTCTCCCCTTTTTTCACAATTGGACCAGGCCACGCTTGCAGCAAGTCGCCAGTGTAACACTCCAAGTAACAGCGTGTCCCAGGTTCCCACTGTAAGTTTAAGTGTTCTAGACGTGACGGGTGTTTGTATATAgaatgcttttttgttgttcggTGTGTGGCTTGTGTTAGCCGTGAATGGCAGTCTGTCACTGCAGGTTAATCAAAGCGCCACATGTGGAGGGACAATGAGCAGCCCGCGGGCGCACGGTCCAGCCACCTCTGCAGCAACGACGGCTCTCAACCAGTCAGTGCTGCTGGGCGGAAACTCAACCGGACAGGGGCAGATGTATCTCAGGGTACGTTCAAATATACACTGTGTTAGTATTTTCATGATATTGTTTAAAGAACACCCTGaagaaaatcgtgttttttttaaaatatatatatatattgttattaCAGTagagaccaaaagtttggacacaccttctcattcaaagagttttctttattttcatgacaatgaaaattgtagattcacactaaaggcatcaaaactatgaataacacatgtggaattatatacataacaaaaaagtgtgaaacaactgaaaatatgtcatattgtaggttcttcatggTAGCcttcttttgatttgattactgctttgcacactcttggcattctcttgatgagcttctaaaggtagtcacctgaaatgtttttcacttcacaggtgtgccctgtcaggtttaataagtgtgatttcttgccttataaatgggtttgggaccatcagttgtgttgtgtagaagtcaggtggacacacagctgatagtcctactgaatagactgttagaatttgtattatggctggaaaaaagcagctacATACAGACAAttgagtggccatcattactttaagaaatgtaggtcagtcagtctgaaaaattgggaaaactttgaaagtatccccaagtgcagtcacaaaaaccatcaagcactacaaagaaactggctcacatgtggaccgccccaggaaaggaagaccaagagtcacctctgctgcggagtataagttcatccgagtcaccagcctcagaaatcacaggttaacagcagctcagattagagagcaggtcaatggaacacagagttctagcagcagacacatctctacaacaactgttaaaaggagactgtgtgaatcaggccttcatggtagaaaaTCTGccaggaaaccactgctaaaaaaaaggcaacaagcagaagagacttgtttgggctaaagaacacaaggaatggacattagaccagtggaaatctgggcTTTGGTCTTATGAGTCCAAAGATGTGTCTTTGTGTGATGCAGAAAAGGTGaatggatggactctacatccctggttcccaccgtgaagcatggaggaggaggtgtgatggtgccTTGCTAGTGACACTGTTGAGGATTTAatcaaaattgaaggcatactgaaccagcatggctaccacagcatcttgcagcggcatgctattccatccggtctgtgtttagttggaccatcatttatttttcaatgaccccaaacactcctccaggctgtgtaagggctatttgaccaagaaggagagtgatggggggctgcgccagatgacctgacCTCCACAGCCACCGGACCTGAACCTAATcaagatggtttggggtgagctggaccgcagagtgaaggcaaaagggccaacaagtgctaagcatctctgggaactccttcaagactgttggaagacaatttcaggtgactacctcttgaagctcatcaagagaatgccaagagtatGTAAAGcagaaatcaaatcaacatacggacatatgacatattttcagttgtttcaaacttttttgttctgtatataattccacatgtgttattcatagttttgatgcctttagtgtgaatctacaattttcattgtcatgaaaataaagaaaactctgaatgagaaggtgtgtccaaacttttagtCTGTACtgtaatatatatattgttttcattttgatccatccatttgtagacgaatagatccatgtttgttttcgtcttcctcgtctgagcttgcttctggatagctccaatattgctccccaattttgttgcaccggtaaagttaggttggggttgtgaggggctgtaagcaagcaggagagtgtgtaaatcCATGGaggatgggaagtgggggcaggcttactttgTGCTGACAGTCCCGCTCACGACTCAGAGGTGACTTTCTGATGAAcccctgttgctctgcagaaactatgtcttagaaaactacagaggttttttggttttgggttaaaatgacaatcataatTTATAAATCACTGGGAACGTtattaaaatagctcaaaagatgatcggagtgacaTTTTAAGCAGTAAcaaatacatgtgtgtgtgtgtggggggggggggggggggggttgtatcCTCTAATATTGCCTAACTGTGTAAGTCTATAAGAAAGTTTGTCACATCTGAGAGGTCAACCACTCCTGCTGCTTCTTGCAGGTAAACCGTTCTCTTAGGGCTCCCCTTGCCTCCCAGCTCATCTTCATGCCTGGTGCTACAACAGCTACAGTTGCAGCTGTTGCTCAGACACAACCTcaacatcagcagcagcagcagcagcagcagcagcagcagcatgatgCCGTTTCAGCCAATTCAAGGGCCCAGTCTGACAATGACCAGGTCTGAGTTTTAGTACCCCAGCAGATGACTGCTGTCTGAGTTATTTAAAGCTTTCGTGCAGATATATTTCAACAGAAACTGTTGTGTCTCCATCATGTAGGTGCAGAATCTGGCTCTAACGTGTGCATCCACACTCAAAGCGGCGGCTGTCAAGTCTGAGCTTCCTGAGAAGAACGATGCTGCTGGGTTTACTCTATCTCTGCAGCAGCCACACTCATTACGCCCATtagctcagcagcagcagcagcagcaagtgtcCAAACCCAGCTTTAACCAGCAGCCTGGCTCCAACCCAATGTCTGGAAAGGCTGGAAACCAGACTGCCATGACTGTGGACCCATCTGCCTCTGTCGCtccgtcttcctcctcctcctcttcttcttctgcccTTCCTCTCTCCCAGCTTTTGCTTTCTTCCTCATCTGCTCCTCTAATTTTGGTGCCCACCTCCAACGTTGCTACCTCCACGCCGGGCTACCCAAAGGCCAACATGAACGCACAGACTCTGGTGGTGCAGCCCCTGCAACAGACCGCTTCCAGTGCAGACAAAGGTCCTGTTCCTATTCAACCCAAAGCAGCTCCGGGACACCGCCTGCCTGTGCAGCTGTCACCTCGACACCCACCTCCCATTCTCCCAGCTCCTCCTACTAACAGTCAGACCAGTGCAGGAGGTGCACATATTCCTGTCCAGCTTGTAGGAGCCAGGCAGTCCTTAACGGGAAACCCACCAGCTGGGGCCCTGCCCCAGACTCAAAGCAGCGCAGCTCATGAGGCTCCACCTAGTGGAGCTGTTGGCATAGTAAGATCTACCTCTATGATGGATGTACGTCTTTGGCTGAGACTTGGAAACCTTGTTAGTTTttatatcttttatttatttttttagacaaagCCGGTTGTTGGTTCTCTGAAAAGGAAATCTGACTTTATGACCTTGAATGATGGGACAGAATCTTCCGATTGTGCAGCCATGAAAGATTCTGCTCCCCCTCTATCTCCTGCCCCCCCAAAAGACTCAGGTGAGTTAACATTACAGCttcaaacaaactgtttttataatGTCTGAAAATATCATTTCCATTGTCATTTCAGCCCCTTCTACAGAGGCTCCATTCTCATCTCCCCCCATCCTGTCCTTGCCCCCACCCTTGTCAAGAGTCGGGCTTGGCGACAAACAGCGGGCGCTCGTTCCACAAGCAGTGGTCAAACCTCAAGTTCTCACTCACCTGATTGAGGGGTTTGTGATTAAGGAGGGAGCCGAGCCGTTTCCTGTGAGTGCGACGGTCACGAACTCAATTTAGACCAGAGGATGGAGGCGGTGCAGGCTTTCATCTTGGACTGATGTTTGTTCTTTGTGTGCCAGGTTGCTGGACTTCtcaaagacagagactttgccttGGCTGGCCGCACGGAGAACGGACCCCCATGTAAgtgggtttaaaataaaaaaaaattgttgtattATGCTCCTGGGTTTTCAGAGTTTTATTTGAAATCTCATCTGCAGTATTGAAGTGTGAATACTGCGGATGCCTCGCTCCAGCCAGTCAGTTCAGAGGATCCAAGAGGTTCTGCTCCAATACTTGTGCCAAGAGGTGCGATTTAATTTATGCAtccatttaaaaatagatcatagAGAAagatttaagataaaaaaaatgggactaaataaaaaacatttttggggaGTTCCAGTGATTGACAGCTGCCGCCTGTGTTTTTTGACTCTCAGGTATAACGTGAGCTGCAGCCAACATTTCAAGTCCAGCAGGGGGAGGACGGCCCCGCC encodes the following:
- the phc1 gene encoding polyhomeotic-like protein 1 isoform X1, whose protein sequence is MDAGEDQNPNTNGNPQTSGNSRAPQIAHMSLYERQAVQALQALQRQPNAAQYFQQLMLQQQINNAQLQNLAAVQQATLAASRQCNTPSNSVSQVPTVNQSATCGGTMSSPRAHGPATSAATTALNQSVLLGGNSTGQGQMYLRVNRSLRAPLASQLIFMPGATTATVAAVAQTQPQHQQQQQQQQQQQHDAVSANSRAQSDNDQVQNLALTCASTLKAAAVKSELPEKNDAAGFTLSLQQPHSLRPLAQQQQQQQVSKPSFNQQPGSNPMSGKAGNQTAMTVDPSASVAPSSSSSSSSSALPLSQLLLSSSSAPLILVPTSNVATSTPGYPKANMNAQTLVVQPLQQTASSADKGPVPIQPKAAPGHRLPVQLSPRHPPPILPAPPTNSQTSAGGAHIPVQLVGARQSLTGNPPAGALPQTQSSAAHEAPPSGAVGITKPVVGSLKRKSDFMTLNDGTESSDCAAMKDSAPPLSPAPPKDSAPSTEAPFSSPPILSLPPPLSRVGLGDKQRALVPQAVVKPQVLTHLIEGFVIKEGAEPFPVAGLLKDRDFALAGRTENGPPLLKCEYCGCLAPASQFRGSKRFCSNTCAKRYNVSCSQHFKSSRGRTAPPPTPTERHRGSVRRSSSNNSYSKLSNKHLSVKCHSESSHSEDVSSDGEEDSPSLSPNSYHSCSRADHSAPQSDCSAPGSLALEGAGFLSATPAQWSVEEVCRFISSLQGCEELAPHFLSQEIDGQALLLLREDHLISTMNIKLGPALKICASINSLRE
- the phc1 gene encoding polyhomeotic-like protein 1 isoform X2 gives rise to the protein MRDRLFRLFKRCKDSLMQLSISSSSCCSNKSTTPSSKIWPPCNRPRLQQVASVTLQVTACPRFPLLSLQVNQSATCGGTMSSPRAHGPATSAATTALNQSVLLGGNSTGQGQMYLRVNRSLRAPLASQLIFMPGATTATVAAVAQTQPQHQQQQQQQQQQQHDAVSANSRAQSDNDQVQNLALTCASTLKAAAVKSELPEKNDAAGFTLSLQQPHSLRPLAQQQQQQQVSKPSFNQQPGSNPMSGKAGNQTAMTVDPSASVAPSSSSSSSSSALPLSQLLLSSSSAPLILVPTSNVATSTPGYPKANMNAQTLVVQPLQQTASSADKGPVPIQPKAAPGHRLPVQLSPRHPPPILPAPPTNSQTSAGGAHIPVQLVGARQSLTGNPPAGALPQTQSSAAHEAPPSGAVGITKPVVGSLKRKSDFMTLNDGTESSDCAAMKDSAPPLSPAPPKDSAPSTEAPFSSPPILSLPPPLSRVGLGDKQRALVPQAVVKPQVLTHLIEGFVIKEGAEPFPVAGLLKDRDFALAGRTENGPPLLKCEYCGCLAPASQFRGSKRFCSNTCAKRYNVSCSQHFKSSRGRTAPPPTPTERHRGSVRRSSSNNSYSKLSNKHLSVKCHSESSHSEDVSSDGEEDSPSLSPNSYHSCSRADHSAPQSDCSAPGSLALEGAGFLSATPAQWSVEEVCRFISSLQGCEELAPHFLSQEIDGQALLLLREDHLISTMNIKLGPALKICASINSLRE